One window of the Nocardia huaxiensis genome contains the following:
- a CDS encoding primosomal protein N' yields the protein MVAVALPVARVLPLLEPAHLDRDFDYVVPPEMDETAQPGVRVRVRFSGRLVDGFVLERLEKSSHAGKLVRLERVVSGERVLTPEILRLVEAVAARYAGTRADVLRLAIPPRHAKTEAEEPKPVELPEIPEQFPAWERYTHASSLLAALREGKGPRAAWQALPGEDWARRLAELAAVTVAGGRSAVLLVPDQRDLERLMTECTALVGDSAVGLAAGLGPTVRYRRWLAALRGTARIVVGTRSTVFAPVRDLGLIAIWDDGDDTYAEPRAPYSHAREVAMLRAHETGAAFVAGGFARTAEVQAIVESGWAHDLLADRAVLRKVTPRISAPGDTDLAMERDPIARAVRIPGKAFLTARKALAEGAPVLVQVPRRGYIPALSCAKCRTPARCRHCNGPLALPESGSAAQGGPGPRTTSRELGIAAVRTGDGEAAHSPSCRWCGITEAAFRCGNCGSRALRAVVIGAVRTAEELGRAFPGVPIRGSGGKTVLSEVPAGPQVVVSTIGAEPSVPGGYGVALLLDGWALLSRADLRAAEDALRRWMSAAALVRPHGQVLVMAEPSLPTVQALVRWDPVGHAHFELEGRTEVRFPPSVRFAAIDGTTDTIAELLGEAKLPADVEVLGPVPLPFGARKPFSAGDTPAEVERMILRTDRAHGSALSRALTAALAVRSSHRSDGPLRVQIDPIDIG from the coding sequence ATGGTCGCTGTGGCGCTGCCCGTCGCGCGGGTGCTGCCGCTGCTGGAGCCCGCGCATCTCGATCGGGATTTCGATTATGTGGTGCCGCCGGAGATGGATGAGACGGCGCAGCCCGGTGTGCGGGTGCGGGTGCGGTTCTCGGGGCGGCTGGTGGACGGGTTCGTACTGGAGCGGCTCGAAAAGTCTTCGCACGCGGGGAAACTCGTGCGGCTGGAGCGTGTCGTGTCCGGGGAGCGGGTGCTGACGCCGGAGATTCTGCGATTGGTCGAGGCGGTTGCCGCGCGGTATGCCGGAACTCGCGCGGATGTGTTGCGGCTGGCGATCCCGCCGCGGCACGCCAAGACCGAGGCCGAGGAGCCGAAACCGGTTGAGCTGCCGGAGATTCCGGAGCAGTTTCCGGCGTGGGAGCGGTACACGCACGCCTCCTCGCTGCTCGCGGCGCTGCGGGAGGGGAAGGGGCCGCGCGCGGCTTGGCAGGCGCTGCCCGGGGAGGACTGGGCGCGTCGGCTGGCCGAGCTCGCCGCCGTCACGGTGGCGGGTGGGCGCAGTGCCGTGCTGCTGGTGCCGGATCAGCGGGATCTCGAACGGTTGATGACCGAATGTACCGCGCTGGTAGGTGATTCGGCCGTGGGGCTGGCGGCCGGGCTGGGGCCGACGGTGCGGTACCGGCGGTGGCTGGCGGCCCTGCGGGGGACCGCGCGCATTGTGGTCGGCACGCGCAGCACGGTCTTCGCGCCCGTGCGGGATCTCGGGCTGATCGCCATCTGGGACGACGGCGACGACACCTATGCCGAGCCGCGCGCGCCGTATTCGCATGCCCGGGAAGTGGCCATGTTGCGCGCGCACGAGACGGGTGCGGCGTTCGTCGCCGGTGGCTTCGCGCGTACGGCGGAGGTTCAGGCCATTGTCGAATCCGGTTGGGCCCACGACCTTCTCGCCGACCGGGCTGTTCTGCGGAAGGTGACGCCGCGGATCAGCGCACCCGGTGACACGGATCTGGCCATGGAGCGCGATCCCATCGCGCGGGCCGTGCGCATTCCGGGCAAGGCGTTCCTGACCGCGCGCAAGGCTCTCGCCGAGGGCGCGCCGGTGCTGGTGCAGGTGCCCCGGCGCGGCTACATTCCGGCGCTGTCCTGCGCCAAATGCCGGACCCCGGCGCGTTGCCGCCACTGCAACGGCCCGCTCGCCCTGCCGGAGAGCGGTTCCGCGGCGCAGGGCGGTCCCGGTCCGCGCACGACCTCGCGGGAACTGGGCATCGCCGCGGTGCGCACCGGCGACGGCGAGGCCGCGCACAGTCCGAGCTGCCGGTGGTGCGGTATCACCGAGGCGGCGTTCCGCTGCGGCAATTGTGGGTCGCGGGCGCTGCGGGCCGTGGTCATCGGCGCGGTGCGCACGGCCGAGGAGCTGGGCCGCGCGTTTCCCGGTGTGCCCATTCGGGGCTCGGGCGGCAAGACGGTGCTGAGCGAGGTGCCGGCGGGCCCGCAGGTGGTGGTGTCGACCATCGGTGCGGAACCGAGTGTGCCCGGCGGCTACGGGGTGGCGCTGCTGCTCGACGGCTGGGCGCTGCTGAGCCGCGCGGATCTGCGCGCCGCCGAGGATGCGTTGCGGCGCTGGATGTCCGCGGCCGCGCTGGTGCGCCCGCACGGGCAGGTGCTGGTGATGGCCGAACCGTCCCTGCCGACGGTGCAGGCGCTGGTGCGCTGGGATCCGGTGGGGCACGCGCACTTCGAGCTGGAAGGCCGGACCGAGGTGCGCTTCCCGCCGTCGGTGCGTTTCGCCGCCATCGACGGCACCACCGACACCATCGCCGAATTGCTCGGTGAGGCAAAGCTTCCCGCCGATGTCGAGGTGCTCGGCCCGGTGCCGCTGCCATTCGGCGCGCGAAAGCCGTTCTCCGCGGGCGATACTCCCGCCGAGGTGGAGCGCATGATTCTGCGTACCGATCGCGCGCACGGCTCGGCGCTGTCACGCGCGCT
- the metK gene encoding methionine adenosyltransferase codes for MRTSGSRLFTSESVTEGHPDKICDAISDSILDALLAADPRSRVAVETLVTTGQVHVAGEVTTSAYADIPTIVREKVLEIGYDSSAKGFDGASCGVNVAIGAQSPDIAQGVDHSHEARVGGEDDDIARQGAGDQGLMFGYATVETPELMPLPISLAHKLSRRLTEVRKSGVLPYLRPDGKTQVTIEYDGSIPVRLDTVVISTQHAADIDLDNLLTPDIREKVVDSVLGELELPNPLDTSNVRLLVNPTGKFVLGGPMGDAGLTGRKIIVDTYGGMARHGGGAFSGKDPSKVDRSAAYAMRWVAKNVVAAGLAERTEVQVAYAIGKAAPVGLFVETFGTEKIDPSKISAAISEVFDLRPGAIIRDLDLLRPIYAPTAAYGHFGRTDVDLPWERTDRADKLRAAAGL; via the coding sequence GTGCGCACGTCTGGCAGCCGCCTATTCACCAGTGAGTCCGTGACCGAGGGTCACCCGGACAAAATCTGTGATGCCATCAGCGATTCCATCCTCGACGCGTTGCTCGCGGCCGATCCGCGCAGCCGGGTCGCGGTGGAGACCCTGGTGACCACCGGTCAGGTGCACGTGGCCGGTGAGGTCACCACCTCGGCCTACGCCGACATCCCGACCATCGTCCGCGAGAAGGTCCTGGAGATCGGATACGACTCCTCCGCAAAGGGTTTCGACGGCGCGTCCTGCGGCGTGAACGTCGCCATCGGCGCGCAGTCGCCGGATATCGCCCAGGGCGTTGATCATTCGCACGAGGCCCGCGTCGGCGGCGAGGACGACGACATCGCCCGCCAGGGCGCCGGCGACCAGGGCCTCATGTTCGGCTACGCCACCGTCGAGACCCCCGAGCTCATGCCGCTGCCGATCTCGCTGGCGCACAAGCTGTCTCGCCGCCTCACCGAGGTCCGCAAGTCCGGCGTGCTGCCGTACCTGCGCCCCGACGGCAAGACCCAGGTCACCATCGAATACGACGGTTCGATCCCGGTCCGCCTGGACACGGTGGTCATCTCGACCCAGCACGCCGCCGACATCGACCTGGACAACCTGCTGACTCCGGACATCCGCGAGAAGGTCGTCGATTCGGTACTGGGCGAGCTCGAGCTCCCCAACCCCCTGGACACCTCGAACGTGCGCCTGCTGGTCAACCCCACCGGCAAGTTCGTCCTCGGCGGTCCCATGGGTGACGCCGGCCTGACCGGTCGCAAGATCATCGTCGACACCTACGGCGGTATGGCCCGCCACGGCGGCGGCGCCTTCTCCGGCAAGGACCCGTCGAAGGTCGACCGCTCGGCCGCGTACGCCATGCGCTGGGTCGCCAAGAACGTCGTCGCCGCCGGTCTGGCCGAGCGCACCGAGGTCCAGGTCGCCTACGCCATCGGCAAGGCGGCCCCGGTCGGCCTGTTCGTCGAGACCTTCGGCACCGAGAAGATCGACCCCTCGAAGATCTCCGCCGCCATCAGCGAAGTCTTCGACCTGCGTCCGGGCGCGATCATTCGCGACCTGGACCTGCTGCGCCCCATCTACGCCCCCACCGCCGCGTACGGCCACTTCGGCCGCACCGACGTGGACCTGCCCTGGGAGCGCACCGACCGCGCCGACAAACTGCGCGCGGCCGCCGGTCTGTAA
- the coaBC gene encoding bifunctional phosphopantothenoylcysteine decarboxylase/phosphopantothenate--cysteine ligase CoaBC — MTRVVVGVGGGIAAYKACNLVRRFTETGHEVRVIPTEAALQFVGKATFEALSGNPVHTGVFADVPEVPHVRLGQEADLVVIAPATADLMARAAQGRADDLLTATLLTARCPVLFAPAMHTEMWEHPATRENVETLRRHGAIVMEPAHGRLTGADTGAGRLPEPEEIFGLATLLLERADAIPRDLEGKRVVVSAGGTREPLDPVRFLGNRSSGKQGYALARVAAQRGAQVTLIAGNTIGLEPPAAVEVVHVTTAEQLKVAVDKHALGADAVIMAAAVADFRPVNVAAAKIKKGAGEPNSIELSKTPDILAGLVQARREGQLPGTAIVGFAAETGDEHADVLTHARAKLARKGCDLLVVNAVGEGKAFEVDHNDGWLLGADGTEIALDHGSKALLASRVLDALGPLLR; from the coding sequence GTGACCCGGGTCGTCGTCGGAGTAGGCGGCGGCATCGCCGCATACAAGGCATGCAACCTCGTGCGCCGGTTCACCGAAACCGGGCACGAGGTTCGCGTCATTCCCACCGAAGCGGCGCTGCAATTCGTCGGCAAGGCGACTTTCGAAGCGCTGTCCGGCAATCCGGTGCACACCGGCGTGTTCGCCGATGTGCCGGAGGTGCCGCACGTGCGCCTCGGGCAGGAAGCCGATCTGGTCGTCATCGCGCCCGCCACCGCGGACCTCATGGCCCGCGCCGCGCAGGGCCGCGCCGACGACCTGCTCACCGCCACACTTCTCACGGCGCGATGTCCCGTGCTGTTCGCCCCGGCCATGCACACCGAGATGTGGGAGCATCCGGCCACGCGGGAGAACGTCGAGACGCTGCGCCGGCACGGGGCCATCGTGATGGAACCCGCGCACGGGCGTCTGACCGGAGCCGACACCGGCGCCGGGCGGCTGCCCGAGCCCGAGGAGATCTTCGGGCTGGCCACACTGCTGCTGGAACGGGCCGACGCGATTCCGCGCGACCTCGAGGGCAAGCGGGTCGTGGTGTCCGCGGGCGGAACTCGCGAACCCCTCGACCCGGTGCGCTTCCTCGGCAACCGGAGTTCGGGCAAGCAGGGCTACGCCCTGGCGCGGGTCGCCGCGCAGCGCGGCGCGCAGGTCACGCTCATCGCGGGCAACACCATCGGCCTGGAACCCCCGGCCGCGGTCGAGGTCGTGCACGTGACCACCGCCGAACAGCTCAAGGTCGCCGTGGACAAGCACGCGCTGGGCGCGGACGCGGTGATCATGGCTGCGGCCGTGGCCGACTTCCGGCCGGTGAACGTGGCCGCGGCGAAGATCAAAAAGGGTGCGGGCGAACCAAATTCGATCGAGTTGTCCAAGACCCCCGACATCCTCGCCGGACTGGTGCAGGCGCGTCGCGAAGGGCAGCTCCCGGGTACCGCCATCGTGGGTTTCGCCGCCGAGACCGGTGACGAACACGCCGATGTGCTCACCCATGCCAGAGCCAAGCTGGCCCGTAAGGGCTGCGATTTGTTGGTGGTCAACGCCGTTGGTGAAGGCAAAGCCTTCGAGGTAGACCATAATGATGGTTGGCTGCTCGGTGCCGACGGCACCGAGATCGCCTTGGATCACGGATCCAAGGCCCTGCTGGCCAGCCGGGTGCTCGACGCACTCGGCCCCTTGCTCCGCTGA
- the rpoZ gene encoding DNA-directed RNA polymerase subunit omega — protein sequence MSDLKTVPAYDTPVGLTNPPIDELLERTSSKYALVIYAAKRARQINDYYNQLGDGILEYVGPLVEPGLQEKPLSVAMREIHADLLEHSEGE from the coding sequence GTGAGTGATCTCAAGACCGTGCCCGCATACGACACTCCGGTCGGCCTCACCAACCCGCCGATCGACGAGCTGCTCGAGCGCACGTCGTCCAAGTACGCGCTGGTCATCTATGCGGCCAAGCGGGCCCGGCAGATCAACGACTACTACAACCAGCTCGGCGACGGCATTCTCGAGTACGTCGGCCCGCTGGTCGAGCCGGGTCTGCAGGAGAAGCCGCTGTCGGTCGCCATGCGCGAGATCCACGCCGATCTGCTCGAGCACTCCGAAGGCGAGTAA
- the gmk gene encoding guanylate kinase, giving the protein MVAHTRKGRLVVLVGPSAVGKSTVVRCVRERLPELVFSVSATTRAPRPGEVDGRDYHFVTREKFDAMIEAGDLLEWADIHGGLQRSGTPAAPVREALEAGHHVLIEVDLEGARSIRKTMPEAKQVFLAPPSWEELVSRLTSRGTESPEVIERRLQTAEIEMAACDEFDIVIVNDEVTSACERLVSLFVSTNSR; this is encoded by the coding sequence GTGGTCGCACACACTCGGAAGGGTCGGCTGGTTGTACTGGTCGGCCCCTCGGCCGTAGGCAAGTCCACCGTCGTGCGCTGCGTGCGCGAACGACTGCCCGAATTGGTTTTCAGTGTGTCGGCCACCACCCGGGCTCCCCGGCCCGGCGAGGTGGACGGACGTGACTACCACTTCGTCACCCGCGAGAAGTTCGACGCCATGATCGAGGCGGGCGACCTCCTCGAGTGGGCCGACATCCACGGTGGACTGCAGCGGTCGGGCACCCCGGCCGCACCTGTGCGGGAGGCCCTCGAGGCCGGGCATCACGTGCTGATCGAGGTCGACCTCGAAGGCGCGCGCTCGATCCGCAAGACCATGCCGGAGGCCAAGCAGGTCTTCCTGGCCCCGCCCTCCTGGGAAGAACTGGTGTCCCGCCTCACCTCGCGCGGCACCGAATCGCCCGAGGTGATCGAGCGTCGGCTGCAGACCGCCGAGATCGAAATGGCGGCATGTGACGAGTTCGACATCGTCATCGTGAACGACGAGGTGACCAGCGCCTGCGAGCGATTGGTATCGTTGTTCGTTAGCACAAATTCGAGATGA
- the mihF gene encoding integration host factor, actinobacterial type has product MALPQLTDEQRAAALEKAAAARRARAELKERLKRGGTDLKTVLADAEKDEVLGKMKVSALLEALPKVGKVKAAEIMSELEIAPTRRLRGLGDRQRKALLQRFDFSVD; this is encoded by the coding sequence GTGGCCCTTCCCCAGCTGACTGACGAGCAGCGCGCCGCTGCTTTGGAGAAGGCGGCTGCCGCTCGCCGCGCTCGGGCGGAGCTCAAGGAGCGCTTGAAGCGTGGCGGTACTGACCTGAAGACGGTCCTTGCCGATGCCGAGAAGGACGAAGTTCTCGGCAAGATGAAGGTTTCGGCTCTGCTCGAGGCTCTGCCGAAGGTGGGCAAGGTCAAGGCGGCCGAGATCATGAGCGAACTGGAGATCGCTCCCACCCGCCGCCTGCGTGGTCTGGGCGACCGGCAGCGCAAGGCGCTGCTGCAGCGCTTCGACTTCAGCGTCGATTAA
- the pyrF gene encoding orotidine-5'-phosphate decarboxylase has product MATFGVRLRDAMREHGPLCVGIDPHPPLLRAWGLSEDVAGLKAFTDACVEAFAGRVALVKPQVAFFETYGSGGILVLEEAIGELREAGTLVLADAKRGDIGSTMDAYAHAWLADGPLASDAVTVSPYLGFGSLAPALELARANDRGVFVLAATSNPEAAELQTITGSDGRTIAQRMVDDAAAANAGAEFGSVGVVVGATLTEAPDLSALNGPILMPGVGAQGGGAESIRKLVPESDLGAVVPNVSREVLKAGPSVAALQDKVAELTADFAFLQS; this is encoded by the coding sequence ATGGCGACATTCGGTGTGCGGCTGCGGGATGCGATGCGTGAGCACGGTCCGCTGTGCGTGGGTATCGACCCGCATCCGCCGCTGTTGCGGGCCTGGGGACTGTCGGAGGACGTGGCCGGGCTGAAGGCTTTCACCGACGCCTGCGTCGAGGCTTTCGCCGGCCGGGTCGCGCTGGTCAAGCCGCAGGTGGCGTTCTTCGAGACCTACGGTTCCGGCGGAATCCTGGTGCTGGAGGAGGCGATCGGCGAACTGCGCGAGGCCGGCACCCTGGTGCTGGCCGATGCCAAGCGCGGCGATATCGGCTCCACCATGGACGCCTACGCGCACGCCTGGCTCGCCGACGGCCCGCTGGCCAGCGACGCGGTCACGGTCTCGCCGTATCTCGGATTCGGTTCTCTGGCACCGGCTCTGGAGCTGGCGCGGGCGAACGACCGGGGTGTGTTCGTGCTGGCCGCCACCTCGAATCCCGAAGCGGCGGAACTGCAGACCATCACCGGTTCCGACGGGCGCACCATCGCCCAGCGCATGGTCGACGACGCGGCGGCCGCCAATGCCGGGGCCGAATTCGGTTCCGTCGGTGTGGTTGTCGGCGCGACGCTCACCGAAGCGCCGGATCTGAGCGCGCTCAACGGCCCCATCCTCATGCCGGGTGTGGGCGCGCAGGGCGGGGGAGCGGAGTCCATTCGCAAGCTGGTGCCCGAGAGCGATCTCGGCGCGGTCGTGCCGAACGTGTCCCGCGAGGTGCTCAAGGCGGGTCCGTCGGTCGCCGCGCTCCAGGACAAGGTCGCCGAACTCACCGCCGACTTCGCCTTCCTGCAGAGCTGA
- the carB gene encoding carbamoyl-phosphate synthase large subunit has protein sequence MPRRTDLNHILVIGSGPIVIGQACEFDYSGTQACRVLRSEGLRVSLVNSNPATIMTDPEFADSTYVEPITWEFVEKVIAKERPDAILATLGGQTALNCAVALHENGILEKYNVELIGADFDAIQRGEDRQKFKDIVAKVGGESARSKVCYTMAEVRETVAELGFPVVVRPSFTMGGLGSGMAYNHEDLDRIAGGGLAASPTANVLIEESILGWKEFELELMRDRNDNVVIVCSIENVDPMGVHTGDSVTVAPAMTLTDREYQKMRDLGIAILREVGVDTGGCNIQFAVNPADGRLIVIEMNPRVSRSSALASKATGFPIAKIAAKLAIGYTLDEIVNDITKETPACFEPTLDYVVVKAPRFAFEKFVGADPTLTTTMKSVGEAMSLGRNFSEALGKVLRSLETKATGFWTLPDGEWTDVEAILEDLRTPVEGRIYQVERALRLGASVEDVAAASGIDPWFVEEVAGLVELRQEVIDAPVLDGDLLRRAKHYGLSDRQIAALRPELAGENGVRELRHRLGIRPVFKTVDTCAAEFEAKTPYHYSAYELDPAAESEVAPQREREKVIILGSGPNRIGQGIEFDYSCVHAAQTLSDAGYETIMVNCNPETVSTDYDTADRLYFEPLTFEDVLEVYHAETESGTVAGVICQLGGQTPLGLAQRLTDAGVPVVGTSAAAIDLAEDRAEFGEVLVAAGLPAPKYGTATTFEQAKKIAAEIGYPVLVRPSYVLGGRGMEIVYDEQTLEGYISRATDISPNRPVLIDRFLEDAIEIDVDALCDGDEVYLGGVMEHIEEAGIHSGDSACALPPITLGRSDIEAVRRSTAALAKGIGVKGLLNVQYALKDDVLYVLEANPRASRTVPFVSKATAVSLAKAAARIALGATISDLRKEGLLPAEGDGGYAPFDAPVAVKEAVLPFHRFRRPDGSGIDSLLSPEMKSTGEVMGIDADFGTAFAKSQAAAYGSLPTEGSAFVSIANRDKRAMVFPVKRLHDLGFRILATEGTAEMLRRNGIPCERVRKHSDPELAEGQSGTAEGSTTSPSIVDMIKDGDVDIVFNTPYGNNGPRVDGYEIRTAAVGANIPCITTVQGAAAAVQGIEATINGGIGVRSLQELHATLRG, from the coding sequence ACGTCGAACTCATCGGCGCGGACTTCGACGCCATCCAGCGCGGTGAGGACCGGCAGAAGTTCAAGGACATCGTCGCCAAGGTCGGCGGCGAATCCGCTCGCTCCAAGGTCTGCTACACCATGGCCGAGGTCCGCGAAACCGTTGCCGAACTCGGCTTCCCGGTGGTCGTGCGCCCGTCGTTCACCATGGGTGGCCTGGGCTCGGGCATGGCCTACAACCACGAGGATCTCGATCGCATCGCCGGCGGCGGCCTCGCGGCCTCGCCTACCGCGAACGTGCTCATCGAGGAATCCATCCTGGGCTGGAAGGAATTCGAGCTCGAGCTCATGCGCGACCGCAATGACAATGTGGTCATCGTCTGCTCGATCGAGAACGTGGACCCGATGGGCGTGCACACCGGTGACTCGGTCACCGTCGCCCCGGCCATGACCCTCACCGACCGCGAATACCAGAAGATGCGCGATCTCGGCATCGCGATTCTGCGCGAGGTCGGCGTCGACACCGGCGGCTGCAACATCCAGTTCGCCGTGAACCCCGCCGACGGCCGTCTCATCGTCATCGAGATGAACCCGCGTGTGTCGCGCTCGTCCGCCTTGGCCTCCAAGGCCACGGGTTTCCCGATCGCCAAGATCGCCGCCAAGCTGGCCATCGGCTACACCCTCGACGAGATCGTCAACGACATCACCAAGGAGACCCCGGCCTGTTTCGAGCCCACGCTCGACTATGTGGTCGTCAAGGCTCCGCGCTTCGCCTTCGAGAAGTTCGTGGGCGCCGACCCGACCCTGACCACCACCATGAAGTCGGTCGGCGAGGCAATGTCGCTGGGCCGCAACTTCTCCGAGGCCCTCGGCAAGGTGCTGCGCTCGCTCGAGACCAAGGCCACCGGCTTCTGGACGCTGCCCGACGGCGAGTGGACCGATGTCGAGGCCATCCTCGAGGACCTGCGCACGCCGGTCGAGGGGCGCATCTACCAGGTGGAGCGCGCGCTGCGCCTGGGCGCGAGCGTCGAGGACGTGGCCGCGGCCTCCGGCATCGACCCCTGGTTCGTCGAGGAGGTCGCCGGCCTGGTGGAGCTGCGCCAGGAGGTCATCGACGCCCCCGTGCTGGACGGCGACCTGCTGCGCCGCGCCAAGCACTACGGCCTGTCCGACCGCCAGATCGCCGCGCTGCGACCGGAACTCGCGGGTGAGAACGGTGTGCGCGAGCTGCGCCACCGGCTCGGCATCCGCCCGGTGTTCAAGACCGTCGACACCTGCGCCGCCGAATTCGAGGCCAAGACCCCGTACCACTACTCGGCCTACGAGCTCGATCCGGCCGCGGAATCCGAAGTGGCGCCGCAGCGGGAGCGCGAGAAGGTCATCATCCTGGGTTCCGGCCCGAACCGCATCGGCCAGGGCATCGAGTTCGACTACTCGTGTGTCCATGCGGCGCAGACGCTTTCGGATGCCGGCTACGAGACCATCATGGTCAACTGCAACCCGGAGACCGTCTCCACCGACTACGACACCGCCGACCGCCTCTACTTCGAGCCGCTCACCTTCGAGGACGTGCTCGAGGTGTACCACGCCGAAACCGAGTCGGGCACCGTCGCGGGCGTCATCTGCCAGCTCGGCGGCCAGACCCCGCTGGGCCTGGCGCAGCGCCTGACCGACGCCGGCGTGCCGGTGGTCGGCACCTCCGCCGCCGCCATCGACCTGGCCGAGGACCGCGCCGAATTCGGTGAAGTCCTGGTGGCTGCGGGTCTTCCGGCTCCGAAGTACGGCACCGCCACCACCTTCGAGCAGGCCAAGAAGATCGCCGCCGAGATCGGCTACCCGGTGCTGGTGCGCCCGTCCTACGTGCTGGGCGGGCGCGGCATGGAGATCGTCTACGACGAGCAGACCCTCGAGGGCTACATCTCCCGCGCCACCGACATCTCCCCGAACCGCCCGGTGCTCATCGACCGGTTCCTGGAGGATGCCATCGAGATCGACGTCGACGCCCTGTGCGACGGCGACGAGGTCTACCTGGGCGGCGTCATGGAGCACATCGAGGAGGCCGGCATCCACTCCGGTGACTCCGCGTGCGCCCTGCCCCCGATCACGCTGGGCCGCAGCGATATCGAGGCCGTGCGCCGCTCCACCGCCGCCCTGGCCAAGGGCATCGGCGTGAAGGGCCTGCTGAACGTGCAGTACGCGCTCAAGGACGATGTGCTCTACGTCCTCGAGGCCAACCCGCGCGCCAGCCGCACCGTGCCGTTCGTGTCCAAGGCCACCGCGGTCTCGCTCGCCAAGGCGGCGGCCCGGATCGCTCTGGGCGCAACGATTTCCGACCTGCGCAAGGAGGGCCTGCTGCCCGCCGAGGGCGACGGCGGCTACGCGCCGTTCGACGCCCCGGTCGCGGTGAAGGAAGCCGTGCTTCCGTTCCACCGCTTCCGCCGCCCGGACGGGTCCGGCATCGACTCGCTGCTCTCCCCGGAGATGAAGTCCACCGGTGAGGTCATGGGCATCGACGCCGACTTCGGCACCGCCTTCGCCAAGTCGCAGGCGGCCGCCTACGGTTCACTGCCGACCGAGGGCTCCGCCTTCGTCTCGATCGCCAACCGCGACAAGCGCGCCATGGTCTTCCCGGTGAAGCGCCTGCACGACCTGGGCTTCCGCATCCTCGCCACCGAGGGCACCGCGGAAATGCTGCGCCGCAATGGAATCCCCTGCGAGCGGGTGCGCAAGCACTCGGACCCGGAGCTTGCGGAGGGTCAGTCGGGCACAGCTGAGGGTTCGACTACCTCGCCGAGCATTGTGGACATGATCAAGGACGGCGACGTCGACATCGTGTTCAACACCCCGTACGGCAACAACGGCCCCCGCGTGGACGGCTACGAGATTCGCACCGCCGCAGTCGGTGCGAACATCCCGTGCATCACAACCGTGCAGGGCGCAGCGGCGGCCGTGCAGGGCATCGAGGCCACCATCAACGGCGGCATCGGGGTACGGTCCCTGCAGGAACTCCACGCGACCCTGCGAGGCTGA